The nucleotide sequence TAATAATAGTTTGTTGATTTACCAAATCAGACGCCTTCTTTTCTTCGATTCTTATATTTTCAAAAAATCTGTTTATATCAAAAAATTGTATTATCATTTTTGCGTTTTCGTCGTTGCTAATTAAATAAACATTGTTTGGGAGCAAAAGATTAGCATTTTCTTGTGCTGGCAAATCTCCTTCGAAAACAAAAATATTTTTAGGCTTAGTGAGTATAGTGAGCGTTAAATCGCTAATTTTATTATCTTTTGGTAAAGCTATCTTTTTTACCGACCAATAAAGCATCTCGTTTTTGTCTTTTTTCTTTTCATACGAATACATTACGGCTTGGTCAGATGCAATTTGCGCTGTGGAAAAAGTGTTGCTGCGGATTTTGTTTAATGTGATCGGATCGGTAATTAATAGATAGATTTTGGTTGGCGGGGTGTGGCGCAAAAGGAATGTTATAAAACCTTCAGTGCTGGAATAATCTGTGTAACCGGCATAGGTTGCCATGACGCCGCTAAGTGGTGGCACAATAGAGTTTTTTAAATTTCCTTTTATTAATTTGTTATTTATTTTTTGAGGAGCTATTTGCTCTTTTGAATACTTTTCAACTTTTTGAGCTTTGTTTTTTTCAAGATCTTTTTGTATCGCTTTGATGACTTTTTCATTTGGTTGTTGCAACTGCAAAATTATATTTGGGTCACAATTTATTTTGAAAATTACTGCAATGCATAGGCAAATAATTACAAAACAGATTATCTTTGATATCTTCATTTTTATTCTCCTAATTTAACGGTTTATTTATAAATTTTAACAAATACATTTTTTATTCTTCTACAAAATTAAATTTTGATTGAAAAGGCTTTTTACATGGAAATAAATAAAAAAGAACAAACCATTTGGAACATATTTGCTGAAAGAGAAAAATTGACACCTCAGCAGCTTGAATTGTTTCAAAAATATGCTTATATGCTTATCGAATGGAACAAAAAGTTTAATTTGACAGCCATTACCGGTTTACAAGAAATAGTGACAAAGCATTTTATCGATTCATTAGCTTTGCGAAAATATGTTGATTTGAACAATGTAAAGTCTATTGGTGATATTGGGGCGGGTGCAGGATTTCCGGGTGTGCCTCTAAATATTGTGTATCCTGATTTGGGTGTGATTTTGATCGAAGTAAATCATAAAAAAATTCAATTTTTAGAAGCTTTAATTGCGCAGTTGGGATTAAAAAACATTGAAATTTGTGATCTTGATTGGCGAACATTTTTGCGAAAAACAGAAAGCGAAGTCGAATATTTTGTTTCCCGTGCAACTATGGATCCGGCAGAACTTTGCCGAATGTTTAAACCTTCATGCCCATACAAAAATAGTAAGCTTGTTTACTGGGCAACCAGCAAATTTGAAATTGATAAAAAACTGCAGGAATTTGTGCTTGATACCAAAGAATACAGTCTTGGTTACGCGGATCGAAAATTAATCTTTTTTGGATTGAAAAAATAGTTAAGAAAAAGGGGTGATTTTTATCACCCCTTTTTTATGCTTTTGATTTTATTTTAAACAGACTTTTGCCATCCAAGTTTCACCTTCTTGTAGCAAACTTGGAGCTTCTAGTTTTTCTTCTTTGTATATTATCTGTTTTGCATTTGTTACACCCAAAATCACATTTTCTTCAGATTTAATTAGATCGAATGTTTTGCTATCACTTCCAAAGATTTGTAACTCTTTAAGCTCGGTTTTGAGCGAGAGCGCTTTTTCACTTTTTAGTTTTCTTACCTGACCAATTATGTTTACTAATTCATCGAAGATAGTTGCGCTATTTGTAAATTCATAAGAAAAGCGTTTAGCATCCAATTTTGTTTGGTGCAGTGAGATGTGATCTTCTTTGTCTTTATAAATAATTTGGTAGATAGATTCGCTGATGTAAGGAACAAATGGTGCAAAAAGTTGTAATATTCCAAATCCAACTTCATAAAGTGCAAAGCGTGTGCTTTCAATCTCTTTTTTTGAATACTTATCTGGATTAAAGAATTGGTCTTTAACAAGTTCAAGGTAGTTATCACAGAAAATTTGCCAGAAAAATGTTTCGATTTCTTGGAGCGCTGCTGTGTATTCGTAAGTATCAAATTGTTTTATGTACTGCGCATATGTTTGGCTAAATTTGTGTAAAAGCCACTGATTTAATTTACCATGTTTGATATTTTCTGATTTTTCATAATTTGCGATATGTTCTTTGCAAAATCTAAATGCGTTCCAAAGTTTTGTTACAAGTCTATTTCCAATTTTTAGCTGTGTATCATTTAGTATTGTATCGCATCCAAGTCTTCCGTTTGCTGACCAATAGCGAATAGTATCTGTTGGGTAAAGCTCGAGCATAGATTGTGGAGTGAACTTTGCATTGCCTTTGGACTTTGAAATTTTTTCTTTGCCATCCGCCGTTACATAACCCGAAAGAGCAATGGTTGTCCATGGTAATGTTTTGTTATGATAATGCGCTTTTACGATTGTATAAAAAGCCCAAGTGCGAATGATGTCATGTGCTTGTGGTCGTAAACTCATAGGCATCTTTATACCAACATCATTTTGCGGCCAGTTTGCGTTTAGCTGGGGGGTTAATGCTGATGTCGCCCAAGTGTCCATGACATCTGTTTCAGCTTTTATATTTGTGCTGCCACATTTATCACATTTTCCTGCAGGATATGTAGTTTCTTGTGGATCGATTGGAAGATCTTTTTCTTGTGCGAGCAATGTGCAACCACAATCTTGACAATGCCAAACTGGAAATGGAACGCCATAAAATCTCTGGCGTGAGATGCACCAATCCCAAGCTAGGTTTTCTACCCAGTCGTTGTAGCGTGATTGCATAAATTTTGGTTTCCACTCAATTTTGTTTGCAGCGTCTATAAACTCTTGTTTGTGGTCCAATATTTTGATAAACCATTGTGTCAAAATTAAATATTCGATTTCTTGTTTGCAACGTTCGTGAGTGTTAACAGGGTGTGTAATTTGTTTTTGTGCTAAAAGTTTTCCGCTTTCTTTGAGTAATTCTAAAATCTTTTTGCGTGCATCGTGAACTCTTAATCCTTCAAGCTGTCCGCTTTTGGCTGTCCATTTACCATCGAAGCCGATGATTTGAATAAACGGTAAATTGTACTTTTTCTGCCACCAGATGTCGGTTTGATCACCGAACGTGCAGCACATTACTAGACCGGTTCCTTTTTCGACGCTTACCTTTTCATCAGGTAAAATTTGTACTTTTTGGTTGTAGATTGGTGTGATTGCATATTTGTTTTTTAAATGTGAATAACGAGAATCTGAAGGATTGTAAAAAATAGCAACGCATGCAGCAAGAAGTTCTGGCCTTGTGGTAGAAATCGTAAGTTTTTCGCCGGTTTCTGTTTCAAATTCTATGTCGTTGAAAGTTGATGAAACATCTATATTTTCAAGTTCTGCTTGAGCAACTGTTGTTTGGCAAGTTGTGCAGTAAAGTGATGGTTCATCTTTGCGATAAACAAGATTTTTTTTATAAAGATCTAAAAATGAAATTTGAGAAATCTTACGACTTTTTGGAGAAATTGTGGAATAAATTAAATTCCAGTCAATTGAAAGCCCCATAGTTTTCCAAAGTTCTTCAAACTGCTTTTCAGCTTCGTGTGATTCTTTTAGGCATAGTTCGATGAAATCTGATCTTTTCATCATTTTGCCTTTGATCTGATGTTTTTTCTCAACAAATTTCTCTGTTGCAAGCCCATTGTCATCAAATCCCATTGGGTAAAAAACATTGAATCCGCGCATTCTCTTGTAGCGGGCAATCAAATCTTGCTGGGTATAAGAGTACATGTGTCCCATGTGCAAACTGCCGGAAACTGTTGGCGGAGGAGTATCGATGCTAAAAAGTTCTTTTTTTGAATCTTTATCAAATTCGTTAATTTTATTTTCTTCCCAAAGCTTTCTTGCTTGTGGTTCAAAAATCTTATGATCAAAATTCTTTTCCATTATTTCCCTTTTAAACGTTAAATTTTATGTTTAACAGGTCGCCGTCTTGAACGATATAGTTTTTACCTTCCGTTCTAAGTTTACCTTCTGTTTTCAATTTTTGTTCGCTGCCGTATTTGAAAATATCTTCACAGTTATAAACTTCTGCGCAGATAAATCCTCGTTGTAGATCTGAGTGAATTTCGCCTGCAGCTTGTGGTACTTTGGTACCATTTACAATGCTCCATGCATGTGCTTCTTTGGGACCGCATGTGAAGAATGTTATTAGACCGAGAGCGCAGTAACTTTTTTTGATAATATTTGTTAGGCCGTTTTCTGTTATGCCAAGAGATTCTTTAAATTCGCTTGCTTCTTCATCGCTTAATTGTGAAAGCTCAGATTCGATTTTGGCAGAAACTGCTGTTACCTTTTTTTCTCCAAATGTTGCAACTAATTTTTGATAGTGCGGGTTATTTTCATAGCCCTTTCCACCAAACTCATCTTCTGCGACATTTGCGATGATCAAAAAGTTTTTGCCACTTATTGGTGAA is from Candidatus Dependentiae bacterium and encodes:
- a CDS encoding valine--tRNA ligase, which codes for MEKNFDHKIFEPQARKLWEENKINEFDKDSKKELFSIDTPPPTVSGSLHMGHMYSYTQQDLIARYKRMRGFNVFYPMGFDDNGLATEKFVEKKHQIKGKMMKRSDFIELCLKESHEAEKQFEELWKTMGLSIDWNLIYSTISPKSRKISQISFLDLYKKNLVYRKDEPSLYCTTCQTTVAQAELENIDVSSTFNDIEFETETGEKLTISTTRPELLAACVAIFYNPSDSRYSHLKNKYAITPIYNQKVQILPDEKVSVEKGTGLVMCCTFGDQTDIWWQKKYNLPFIQIIGFDGKWTAKSGQLEGLRVHDARKKILELLKESGKLLAQKQITHPVNTHERCKQEIEYLILTQWFIKILDHKQEFIDAANKIEWKPKFMQSRYNDWVENLAWDWCISRQRFYGVPFPVWHCQDCGCTLLAQEKDLPIDPQETTYPAGKCDKCGSTNIKAETDVMDTWATSALTPQLNANWPQNDVGIKMPMSLRPQAHDIIRTWAFYTIVKAHYHNKTLPWTTIALSGYVTADGKEKISKSKGNAKFTPQSMLELYPTDTIRYWSANGRLGCDTILNDTQLKIGNRLVTKLWNAFRFCKEHIANYEKSENIKHGKLNQWLLHKFSQTYAQYIKQFDTYEYTAALQEIETFFWQIFCDNYLELVKDQFFNPDKYSKKEIESTRFALYEVGFGILQLFAPFVPYISESIYQIIYKDKEDHISLHQTKLDAKRFSYEFTNSATIFDELVNIIGQVRKLKSEKALSLKTELKELQIFGSDSKTFDLIKSEENVILGVTNAKQIIYKEEKLEAPSLLQEGETWMAKVCLK
- the rsmG gene encoding 16S rRNA (guanine(527)-N(7))-methyltransferase RsmG; protein product: MEINKKEQTIWNIFAEREKLTPQQLELFQKYAYMLIEWNKKFNLTAITGLQEIVTKHFIDSLALRKYVDLNNVKSIGDIGAGAGFPGVPLNIVYPDLGVILIEVNHKKIQFLEALIAQLGLKNIEICDLDWRTFLRKTESEVEYFVSRATMDPAELCRMFKPSCPYKNSKLVYWATSKFEIDKKLQEFVLDTKEYSLGYADRKLIFFGLKK